The window CGGGCGCCTGCCTGTTCGCGGCGTTCCCCGAGTGGTACGCGACGATGTTCTCCGGCTTCTACCTGGCGCTGCTGCTCATCCTGGCGGCGTTGATCCTGCGCGGCGTCTCGTTCGAGTACCGGCACCAGAACAAGCACCTCGAGTGGAAGCGCCGCTTCGACCTGATGATCATCGTCGGGTCCGCCGTGCCGTCGTTCCTCTGGGGCGTCGCGTTCGGCAACGTGGTGCGCGGGATCCCGATGGACTCCGGCCACAACTACACGGGCACGCTGTTCGACCTGCTCAACCCGTTCGCACTGCTCACCGGCGTGGCCACGCTGCTGGTGTTCTTCACCCACGGCGTCGTGTTCGTCGCGCTGAAGACCGAGGGCGAGATCCGCGAGCGCGCCAAGCGACTGGCGACCCGGGCCGGCATCCTGACGATCCTCGTCGGCGCCGCGTTCCTGGTCTGGATGGCGTTCGTCCGGGCGACCCCGGCCTCGCTCGTGCTCTCCGTGGTCGCGGCGCTCGCGCTGGTCCTGGCCGTGCTGTGCAACGCCTGGGGCAAGGAGGGCCGTGCGTTCACGCTGATGGCCGTCACCATCGCCGCGATCGTGCTCGCCATGTTCACGGCGGTCTTCCCGGACGTCATGCCCGCCACCAACGACCCGGCGAACAGCCTGAACGTGTACAACGCCTCGAGCGGCTCGTACACGCTGACGGTGATGAGCTGGGTGGCGCTGATCTTCGTCCCCCTCGTGTTCGCCTACCAGGCCTGGACCTACTGGGTGTTCCGCAAGCGTGTCTCGCGGGCCCAGGTCACCCAGGCCGCGCACTAGGCAGGCGACGGTGAAGCCGCTCGACCCGCGACTCCTGCGCCTGTCGCGGACGGCGCGCGGCTTCATCGTCGCGGCCGCCGGCACCGGCGTCCTCCGCACGGTCGCGACCATCGCGATCGCCTGGGGGATCGCCGCCGCCGTGACGCTCGGCATCGACGCGGTCCACGTCGGCCGTGTCCCGGACGCCCTCGGGCAGGCCCTCGCACTGCTCGGCGGAGCGTTCGTGCTCCGTGCCGTCGCGGCATGGGCGACCGACGACCTGGCGGCACGCGCCGCGGCGAAGGTGAAGAGCGAGATGCGCACGACGGTGCTCGCCCGCGCGGCCGAGCGCGGTCCGTCCTGGCTGGCGGGCCGCTCGAGTGCGG of the Curtobacterium sp. TC1 genome contains:
- the cydB gene encoding cytochrome d ubiquinol oxidase subunit II, which gives rise to MDLPVLWFAIVGVFFVGYFVLDGFDFGVGMSLPFLGKDDTDRRVLINTIGPVWDLNETWVIVAGACLFAAFPEWYATMFSGFYLALLLILAALILRGVSFEYRHQNKHLEWKRRFDLMIIVGSAVPSFLWGVAFGNVVRGIPMDSGHNYTGTLFDLLNPFALLTGVATLLVFFTHGVVFVALKTEGEIRERAKRLATRAGILTILVGAAFLVWMAFVRATPASLVLSVVAALALVLAVLCNAWGKEGRAFTLMAVTIAAIVLAMFTAVFPDVMPATNDPANSLNVYNASSGSYTLTVMSWVALIFVPLVFAYQAWTYWVFRKRVSRAQVTQAAH